Proteins encoded within one genomic window of Candidatus Neomarinimicrobiota bacterium:
- a CDS encoding nitrite/sulfite reductase — translation MTGIYHIPERVYRETEQHSKDVTAYLAGDLSEEMFKSRRVPRGIYGQRQDGLYMVRVRVAGATLTAPQLRRLAGLSRNYGSGKLHLTTRQDVQLHEVYIRETPEVLDKLLEVGLTPAGGGGNTIRNVTSCAHGGLTADEVFDPRPYAVAVTNYFLQFDSSYHMPRKLKIAFSGCGEDCALAGINDLGFIAREQDGQRGFRVFVGGGLGANSRSADLFRDFVPASEVLRIVEAVKRLFDRHGDRRNRHRARLRYAVERLGVEAFQQELEKEWEQARIDGIPDLSVPDLSERLPSESNGITGGEPTEGKFHQWKERVVHPQRQDGYSRAEIMLIRGDISSGDAIRLADLAERYGSGELRTDQRQNLFLPWIPDEFLGEVYRQLSKSDGELTGDSAAPWMIACKGAATCRLGLCRSQDLMAAISDEAEASDLDTNIFSSLKIHISGCPNNCGQHSIADLGFFGGARRQDGQSYPMYHLVAGAERNSDGTTLSEIHDSIPAKNVPEFVVTLLRDYQENGFGEIGFSEYWQRRGEQYALKRLPEFQDVPDYSADPKFYRDWGLLEDFSLADRGEGECGAGVIEMVAAELKRSEKLWRRATRARDGSEEQQDFLMKSVVAGAGGLLLTRGKEKQDPVEVLGKFTDVFIRSGLTDPKYEALLVQFGGLLHGERDIPQADPETVRDFLDHLQALFDRMDASLNFRD, via the coding sequence ATGACAGGCATATACCACATACCGGAACGAGTGTACAGAGAAACCGAGCAGCATTCCAAAGATGTTACGGCGTATTTGGCTGGTGACCTTTCTGAGGAGATGTTCAAATCCCGCCGGGTACCGAGAGGTATTTACGGTCAGCGTCAGGACGGATTGTATATGGTGCGTGTGCGCGTCGCCGGCGCCACACTCACCGCGCCTCAGTTAAGACGACTGGCCGGACTCAGCCGGAATTATGGGAGCGGCAAACTGCACCTCACCACCAGGCAGGACGTCCAGCTCCACGAGGTGTACATTCGGGAGACACCTGAAGTGCTGGACAAATTGCTGGAGGTCGGACTGACCCCGGCCGGAGGCGGTGGCAATACTATCCGTAATGTTACCTCCTGCGCCCACGGTGGCTTAACTGCGGACGAGGTCTTCGATCCACGGCCATACGCAGTGGCGGTGACCAACTACTTCCTGCAGTTCGACAGCTCGTATCACATGCCCCGGAAGTTGAAAATTGCATTTTCCGGCTGCGGGGAAGATTGCGCCCTGGCCGGCATCAACGATTTAGGCTTTATCGCACGTGAGCAGGACGGTCAGCGCGGTTTCCGGGTATTCGTCGGCGGCGGACTTGGCGCCAACTCCCGATCCGCTGACCTTTTCCGTGACTTTGTGCCGGCGTCCGAGGTTCTCCGGATTGTGGAAGCGGTGAAACGCCTGTTCGACCGGCACGGCGACCGGCGGAACCGTCACCGGGCGCGGCTTCGATACGCCGTGGAACGGCTGGGCGTCGAAGCATTCCAGCAGGAGCTTGAGAAGGAGTGGGAACAGGCCCGCATAGATGGAATCCCCGACTTGAGTGTGCCGGATTTGTCTGAAAGGTTACCATCCGAGAGCAACGGAATTACCGGTGGAGAACCGACAGAAGGCAAATTCCATCAGTGGAAAGAACGAGTTGTCCATCCCCAGCGACAGGACGGATATTCCCGGGCGGAAATCATGCTCATTCGTGGCGATATTTCTTCCGGGGATGCAATCCGCCTGGCGGATCTGGCAGAACGATACGGAAGCGGTGAGCTCCGGACCGATCAGCGCCAGAATCTGTTCCTGCCGTGGATTCCGGATGAGTTTCTTGGGGAAGTCTATCGACAACTATCCAAATCTGACGGTGAACTGACCGGAGATTCAGCTGCTCCGTGGATGATCGCCTGCAAGGGCGCCGCCACCTGCCGGCTAGGACTCTGCCGCTCCCAGGATCTGATGGCGGCCATTAGCGATGAGGCTGAAGCGTCCGATCTCGATACTAATATTTTTTCGTCACTGAAAATCCACATCAGTGGATGCCCGAACAACTGCGGCCAGCACTCCATCGCCGACCTGGGATTCTTCGGCGGCGCCCGTCGGCAAGATGGACAGAGCTATCCCATGTACCACCTGGTAGCCGGCGCAGAACGGAATTCTGATGGAACTACTCTGTCGGAAATACACGACTCGATACCGGCAAAGAATGTCCCGGAGTTCGTAGTTACGCTCCTGCGTGATTACCAGGAGAACGGATTCGGCGAAATTGGCTTTTCCGAGTACTGGCAGCGGCGCGGCGAGCAGTACGCACTGAAGCGACTTCCTGAATTTCAGGATGTCCCAGACTATTCAGCCGATCCCAAGTTTTATCGGGATTGGGGACTGCTGGAGGACTTTTCCCTGGCAGATCGCGGTGAAGGCGAATGCGGCGCTGGCGTCATCGAGATGGTCGCCGCCGAACTGAAGCGATCGGAAAAGCTGTGGCGGAGAGCCACCAGAGCACGGGACGGTTCCGAAGAGCAGCAGGACTTCCTGATGAAATCGGTGGTTGCCGGCGCAGGTGGGCTACTGTTGACCCGGGGAAAGGAGAAACAAGATCCGGTAGAAGTGCTGGGAAAATTCACGGATGTTTTCATCCGGTCAGGACTCACAGACCCAAAATACGAAGCATTACTGGTTCAGTTCGGCGGTTTGCTCCACGGTGAACGCGATATCC